One Verrucomicrobiota bacterium genomic region harbors:
- a CDS encoding putative sulfate exporter family transporter, whose protein sequence is MTERKPIISEDWLAFWTGLAVFILSLGVFGGVDLLGFGAKVGTWTDLSKAVTPVSAAFKWLPGWGAIVATYLFLGGVIGFGNWLLGGNLKKFCYAFTLVFTITFGCWLLGNHAIIAAVTPADQKKFALTWSLKLTGEAGFILALLAGLIVGNFLPRLAASLKEAIRPELFVKTAIVIMGAGVGIKALEAPSLAGNIMLRGFCAIVEAYLIYWAVIYFIARKYFKFSREWAAPLASGISICGVSAAIATGGAIRARPVVPIMVSSLVVVFAVVELLILPFLAQTFLWQEPLVAGAWMGLAVKTDGAATAAGAITDALILAKAAGHGIYYEKDWILNTATNIKVFIDIFIGIWAFILAFIWANYIEKREGDKVRAAEIWQRFPKFVIGYLLTFVLFLGLGLAFPSLIKSEKSVPVTTEQKVNDPATGQTVTKQVTVMKKEVTAGPAKNASEQANIFRVMFFALTFFAIGVVSNFKKLWEEGIGRLAAVYVVGLFGFIIWFGLVISWVFFGGVHPPLVPPALP, encoded by the coding sequence GCTGTGTTTATTTTGTCCCTGGGCGTATTTGGCGGGGTGGATCTCCTTGGGTTTGGGGCCAAGGTGGGCACTTGGACGGATCTGTCCAAGGCCGTTACCCCCGTATCCGCGGCCTTCAAGTGGCTGCCCGGCTGGGGAGCCATCGTGGCCACCTATCTGTTCCTGGGGGGCGTAATCGGCTTCGGCAACTGGCTGTTGGGCGGTAACCTCAAGAAATTCTGCTACGCCTTCACCCTGGTTTTTACCATCACCTTTGGCTGCTGGTTATTGGGCAACCACGCAATCATCGCCGCCGTCACCCCTGCCGATCAGAAAAAATTTGCACTCACTTGGTCGCTTAAACTGACCGGCGAAGCCGGGTTCATCCTCGCCCTGCTGGCTGGTTTGATCGTGGGCAATTTTCTGCCGCGCCTGGCCGCGTCGCTCAAGGAGGCCATCCGTCCCGAATTGTTCGTCAAGACCGCCATCGTCATCATGGGCGCGGGCGTCGGCATCAAGGCGCTGGAGGCCCCCTCGCTCGCTGGGAATATCATGCTTCGGGGATTCTGCGCCATTGTCGAGGCCTACTTAATTTACTGGGCCGTGATCTACTTCATCGCCCGAAAGTATTTCAAATTCAGCCGGGAATGGGCGGCTCCGCTTGCCTCGGGCATCTCCATCTGCGGGGTGTCGGCGGCCATTGCCACCGGCGGTGCCATTCGCGCCCGGCCTGTGGTGCCCATCATGGTTTCCTCGTTGGTGGTCGTCTTTGCCGTCGTGGAATTATTGATTCTTCCGTTCCTGGCGCAGACCTTTTTGTGGCAGGAACCGCTGGTCGCCGGGGCTTGGATGGGACTGGCCGTGAAAACCGACGGAGCCGCCACGGCCGCCGGGGCCATCACGGATGCGCTCATCCTGGCCAAAGCTGCCGGGCACGGCATCTACTACGAAAAGGACTGGATTCTGAACACCGCCACCAACATCAAAGTGTTCATTGATATCTTCATCGGCATCTGGGCGTTTATCCTGGCGTTCATCTGGGCCAACTACATTGAAAAGCGCGAGGGCGACAAGGTGCGCGCCGCGGAAATCTGGCAGCGCTTTCCCAAGTTCGTCATCGGATACCTGCTCACGTTCGTCCTCTTCCTCGGCTTGGGGCTGGCCTTTCCGTCCCTCATCAAGTCCGAGAAATCCGTGCCGGTCACCACCGAGCAAAAAGTGAACGATCCGGCCACCGGCCAGACGGTCACCAAACAGGTAACGGTCATGAAGAAGGAAGTGACGGCCGGCCCGGCCAAGAACGCCTCCGAACAAGCCAATATTTTCCGCGTGATGTTCTTCGCCCTGACGTTCTTTGCCATCGGCGTCGTGTCCAACTTCAAGAAACTATGGGAAGAGGGCATCGGCCGACTGGCGGCGGTGTATGTGGTGGGCCTCTTTGGATTCATCATCTGGTTCGGGCTGGTCATCTCCTGGGTTTTCTTCGGCGGCGTACATCCGCCGCTCGTGCCACCCGCACTACCATGA